A single genomic interval of Babylonia areolata isolate BAREFJ2019XMU chromosome 26, ASM4173473v1, whole genome shotgun sequence harbors:
- the LOC143300250 gene encoding uncharacterized protein LOC143300250, translating to MVLSQQSTQPLYCIMNSMHLQQLQDRFNQNQQYCLTCQKPLAAENKSYRSHTWSVVSCSSNCSDILTRTAWAFVQGFLVSWVLCVWCKNTAADSEHEKDNSRHSFLSRTPDCERAEHKPNGESVQTGSSSSTAMEDDKSLLLLCEANCEELQMCDADLDTSCIPVHFEMDLLQEPSLNAHKDVYAAEHVSPVVMQDEEMFAASQPVSDKHPVTRPASGADSVQPGKKISIGLGDSITNTAADGIFSSQESSSSCNGVFSQTGENVKLDSVGTQESFCTEKSSVSTLTKSKKTANCKVKPASASLRTPLKTSQNEYRCLYCCKSFCTKSLLNQHIKSHSTENRSLQEESPQNFTCEFCAQIFMNRYSLKAHIKRKHSGEEPVECDICGKVQPGTFALSAHKKACHHFNSLCHICGAEFAGRTSFDKHMAGHEGIKRFFCDICGAGFVHNSSLNNHSSVHISTKSYQCDICSQMFKAQYLLNEHLLKTHQCGPSLEHRIRGLKKMGVEVDREAISRHVSRQCLVCGGLLEDGVCLSHPDSSQEVFHCPTCGDMTSNIVLFYQHVKWHRGALLSHSRRTSLSGESPIGHHLSSSGSATSASVIKCEVCSKTFKNFEYLSAHMHQHREARFVCDICSKRFTYKCNLKTHMNTHLDTWQFECEVCKKKFRDKYTLKKHQLKHTEPQFKCQVCGKALTRRPYLLKHYQKMHPEYQGSI from the coding sequence ATGGTGCTGTCACAGCAAAGCACACAGCCCTTATACTGCATCATGAATTCCATGCATCTGCAGCAGCTCCAAGACAGATTCAACCAGAACCAGCAGTACTGCCTAACCTGTCAGAAACCCCTGGCTGCTGAAAACAAATCATATCGTAGTCATACCTGGAGTGTAGTATCATGTTCCTCAAACTGTTCAGATATTCTGACACGCACTGCATGGGCATTTGTACAAGGATTTCTAGTCAgctgggttctgtgtgtgtggtgtaaaaaTACTGCAGCAGACTCTGAGCATGAGAAAGACAATAGCAGACATAGTTTTCTGTCACGGACACCTGACTGTGAAAGAGCTGAGCATAAGCCAAATGGTGAATCTGTTCAAACAGGCTCATCCTCCTCAACTGCCATGGAGGATGATAAATCATTACTTCTGTTGTGTGAAGCAAACTGTGAAGAGTTGCAGATGTGTGATGCAGATCTGGATACCTCTTGCATTCCTGTGCATTTTGAGATGGATTTATTACAGGAGCCAAGTCTGAATGCCCATAAAGATGTGTATGCAGCAGAGCATGTATCGCCAGTTGTTATGCAAGATGAAGAGATGTTTGCAGCCTCACAGCCTGTTTCTGACAAACACCCAGTGACCAGGCCAGCTTCTGGTGCTGACTCAGTTCAACCTGGCAAAAAAATATCAATAGGTCTTGGAGATTCTATCACAAACACTGCTGCAGATGGAATTTTTTCATCCCAGGAATCAAGCAGCAGTTGTAATGGCGTTTTTTCACAGACTGGAGAGAATGTCAAATTGGATTCTGTCGGGACTCAAGAAAGTTTTTGCACAGAAAAATCTTCTGTTTCAACTTTAACAAAGTCAAAGAAGACAGCCAACTGCAAGGTTAAACCAGCCAGTGCCAGCTTGAGAACCCCACTGAAAACATCTCAGAATGAATACAGATGCCTTTACTGTTGTAAATCATTTTGTACCAAGAGTCTCCTTAACCAGCACATAAAATCTCACAGCACTGAAAATAGATCATTACAAGAAGAAAGCCCACAAAACTTTACATGCGAGTTCTGTGCACAGATCTTTATGAACAGATACTCCCTGAAAGCACACATCAAGCGGAAGCACTCTGGAGAAGAGCCAGTGGAGTGTGACATTTGTGGGAAAGTGCAGCCTGGTACATTTGCTCTCAGTGCCCACAAGAAAGCATGTCACCATTTCAACAGCTTGTGTCACATTTGTGGGGCAGAGTTTGCAGGACGGACATCATTTGACAAGCACATGGCAGGTCATGAGGGCATCAAACGCTTTTTCTGTGACATCTGTGGAGCAGGGTTTGTTCACAACAGTTCTCTGAACAATCACAGTTCTGTTCACATCTCTACCAAGTCCTACCAGTGTGACATTTGTTCACAGATGTTCAAAGCACAGTATCTGCTGAACGAGCACCTTCTGAAGACTCACCAGTGTGGCCCTTCATTAGAACATCGAATTCGTGGGCTGAAGAaaatgggggtggaggtagacAGGGAGGCAATTTCTCGACATGTCAGTCGTCAGTGTCTTGTCTGTGGTGGGTTgctggaggatggtgtgtgtctcTCCCATCCAGACAGTAGCCAAGAAGTGTTCCACTGTCCAACGTGTGGGGACATGACCAGCAACATAGTTCTCTTTTATCAACACGTCAAGTGGCACAGAGGTGCACTCTTGTCTCACAGTCGCCGCACAAGCCTCAGTGGAGAATCCCCCATTGGTCATCACCTTTCCAGCTCTGGATCTGCCACCTCTGCATCAGTGATCAAGTGTGAAGTATGCTCAAAAACATTCAAAAACTTTGAGTACCTGTCTGCGCACATGCATCAACACAGAGAAGCACGGTTTGTCTGTGACATTTGCAGCAAGAGGTTTACTTACAAGTGTAACTTGAAGACTCACATGAACACCCATCTGGACACCTGGCAGTTTGAGTGTGAAGTGTGCAAGAAGAAATTCCGTGACaagtatacattaaaaaaacaccagTTAAAACACACCGAACCCCAGTTTAAATGTCAAGTGTGTGGCAAAGCCCTAACACGCCGGCCATATTTATTGAAacactaccaaaaaatgcatccAGAATACCAAGGAAGTATCTAG